In Parus major isolate Abel chromosome 3, Parus_major1.1, whole genome shotgun sequence, the following are encoded in one genomic region:
- the LOC107201978 gene encoding SAM and SH3 domain-containing protein 1 isoform X8 encodes MPKLSREQSDDETEESVKFKRLHKLVNSTRRVRKKLIRVEEMKKPSTEGVEEHSLDNSPILDDRSALYSGVHKKQFYFDSSCEKQPEDDSDSLTTSPSSSSLDTWGANRKLVKTFSKTDSRGLIKPPKKLGTFFSYPEEEKSQKVCRSLTDGEMKKSLGSLSHGRTCSFGGFDLTNRSLHIGSSSDQMGKEGDFVYKEVIKSPSASRISLGKKVKSVKETMKKRMSKKYSSSLSEQESSPGIMPGSPQSPPPDTDSLDKPKLKAGGSVESLRSSLSGQSSMSGQTVSTTDSSTSNRESVKSEDGDDEEPPYRGPFCGRARVHTDFTPSPYDTDSLKLKKGDIIDIISKPPMGTWMGLLNNKVGTFKFIYVDVLNEEEEKPKRPTRRRRKSRPPQPKSVEDLLDRINLKEHMPTFLFNGYEDLDTFKLLEEEDLDELNIRDPEHRAVLLTAVELLQEYDSNSDQSGSQEKLLIEGQGLTGCSPRDSGCYESSENLENGKTRRTCLPPSKSASEHSFRDFSRNQLSDYPTLPLTKSIETLQPGEKESRLGRAHRALKSSVKPPAVTGLKKNRRSLPVAVCRSYETLDGPQGVDTWPRSHSLDDLQGEPTTNLQDTTKKVGSFPQDSLDIAKKASVSALPPQSHGGSCKADDVMAKQGKGAANSQKGRAKELNCSVAETAGGKPALFPLKNCEAQPALVMHHATRTPLEIQSKGFHDLAQADYAPVLKGGLEAEQKSTNEARMQPKNPSQPPPVPAKKCRERLSNGLYHPPTTTSGNHSSLEAPCLPVKKTSSSTPIDCHGVPVHRTSSEQEPSSPPSPLPPWLSELPETASVQQHVVKLGPASARKVSCSRGMDLEMVIENKLQSEDIDLTEEPYSDKHGRCGIPEALVQRYSEDLEQPEKDVATNMDQIRVKQLRKQHRMAIPSGGLTEICRKPVSPGLITSVSDWLISIGLPMYSSLLTEAGFNTLSKVPSLSQTCLQKAGITEERHISKLLAAARLFKPLDPEAI; translated from the exons GTGTGGAAGAGCATTCACTTGACAACTCTCCTATTCTGGATGACAGATCAGCACTTTACTCTGGAGTTCACAAGAAGCAATTCTACTTTGACAGCTCCTGTGAAAAGCAGCCAGAGGATGACTCGGACTCACTTACTACATCTCCCTCATCCAGCAGTCTCGATACGTGGGGAGCTAACCGGAAGCTGGTGAAGACCTTCAGCAAAACCGATAGCCGTGGCCTTATCAAGCCTCCCAAGAAACTTGGGACATTTTTCTCTTACCCAGAAGAGGAGAAGTCCCAGAAAGTTTGCCGCTCCTTGACAGATGGGGAAATGAAGAAGAGCCTTGGCTCACTGAGCCATGGG AGAACCTGTAGCTTTGGAGGCTTTGATTTGACAAATCGTTCCCTTCACATTGGAAGCAGTTCTGACCAAATG ggcAAAGAAGGAGACTTTGTTTATAAAGAAGTGATCAAATCACCCTCTGCCTCCCGTATATCTCTGGGCAAAAAGGTGAAGTCTGTAAAAGAAACCATGAAGAAAAGGATGtcaaaaaaatacagcagctcTTTGTCTGAGCAG GAGTCCAGCCCTGGGATCATGCCGGGTTCCCCGCAGTCACCACCACCAGACACTGACTCCCTGGACAAACCCAAGCTGAAAGCTGGTGGCTCAGTGGAGAGCCTGAGGAGTTCCTTAAGTGGTCAGAGTTCAATGA GTGGTCAGACAGTGAGTACAACAGATTCCTCAACCAGCAACAGGGAGAGTGTGAAATCAGAAGACGGTGATGATGAAGAGCCTCCTTACAGAGGACCTTTTTGTGGAAGAGCCAGGGTTCACACTGATTTTACTCCGAGTCCTTATGATACAGATTCTCTGAAGCTCAAG AAAGGTGACATCATTGATATAATCAGCAAACCCCCCATGGGCACTTGGATGGGTCTGTTGAACAACAAAGTTGGCACCTTCAAATTTATCTATGTGGATGTGTTaaatgaagaggaagagaagccAAAGCGGCCCACCAGGAGACGTCGAAAAAGCCGACCACCCCAGCCCAAGTCAGTTGAGGATCTCTTGGATCGCATCAATTTGAAG GAGCACATGCCCACTTTTCTGTTTAATGGTTATGAAGATCTGGATACCTTTAAGCTTTTAGAAGAAGAAGATTTGGATGAACTGAACATCCGAGatcctgagcacagagctgttctCCTCACAGCAGTGGAACTTCTTCAGGAATATGATA GTAACAGCGACCAGTCAGGATCTCAGGAGAAACTTCTCATTGAAGGCCAAGGCCTAACCGGATGCTCTCCTCGGGATTCTGGCTGCTACGAAAGCAGTGAAAACCTGGAGAACG GTAAAACTCGAAGGACCTGTCTTCCGCCCTCAAAATCAGCAAGTGAGCATAGCTTTAGGGATTTCAGCAGAAACCAGCTATCAGATTACCCCACGCTTCCACTGACCAAGTCAATAGAAACTCTGCAGCCAGGGGAAAAAGAGAGCCGGCTGGGGCGTGCCCATCGTGCTCTAAAGAGCTCTGTCAAGCCTCCGGCCGTCACGGGTCTGAAGAAGAACCGCAGAAGTTTACCAGTTGCTGTGTGTCGAAGCTATGAAACTCTGGATGGCCCTCAGGGTGTAGATACATGGCCAAGATCTCACTCactggatgatctccagggAGAACCCACTACTAACTTACAGGACACTACCAAGAAAGTAGGTTCTTTTCCTCAGGATTCACTGGATATAGCTAAAAAGGCAAGTGTCTCTGCCTTGCCGCCTCAGTCTCATGGAGGCAGCTGTAAGGCAGATGATGTCATGGCTAAGCAGGGCAAAGGAGCTGCTAATTCTCAGAAGGGAAGAGCTAAGGAACTGAACTGCTCTGTAGCAGAGACTGCAGGTGGAAAACCTGCTCTGTTCCCCCTGAAAAACTGTGAAGCTCAGCCTGCCTTAGTGATGCATCATGCAACAAGGACACCTCTGGAAATACAGAGTAAAGGTTTTCATGACCTTGCACAGGCTGATTATGCTCCAGTCCTCAAGGGAGGTCTAGAAGCTgaacaaaaaagcacaaatgagGCAAGAATGCAACCAAAAAATCCTTCTCAGCCTCCACCTGTCCCTGCCAAAAAATGCCGAGAACGCCTTTCTAATGGATTATATCATCCTCCCACGACCACAAGTGGAAACCACTCAAGTTTAGAAGCACCATGTTTGCCGGTAAAAAAGACCAGCTCATCCACTCCCATTGATTGTCATGGAGTACCTGTCCATAGGACATCTTCTGAACAGGAGCCCAGTAGCCCTCCTAGCCCACTGCCACCCTGGCTGTCGGAGCTCCCAGAGACTGCTAGTGTTCAGCAGCACGTGGTAAAGCTCGGGCCTGCATCAGCAAGGAAAGTCTCTTGCAGCAGAGGAATGGATCTGGAAATGGTGATAGAAAACAAGCTGCAGTCTGAAGACATTGATCTTACTGAAGAACCGTACTCAGACAAG CATGGTCGCTGTGGCATTCCTGAGGCTTTGGTACAGAGGTACTCTGAagacttggagcagcctgaaAAGGATGTGGCTACAAACATGGACCAAATCAGGGtaaagcagctgaggaagcagcaTCGCATGGCG ATTCCAAGTGGAGGACTCACAGAAATTTGCCGTAAACCTGTATCCCCAGGACTCATCACCTCTGTATCTGACTGGCTGATTTCCATTGGTCTGCCTATGTATTCCAGCCTGCTCACGGAAGCAGGATTCAACACACTGAGCAAAGTGCCTTCTCTGTCACAAACTTGCCTTCAAAAAGCTGGCATCACAGAGGAAAGGCACATAAGCaagctcctggcagcagcaagaCTCTTCAAACCTCTTGATCCAGAGGCAATTTAA
- the LOC107201978 gene encoding SAM and SH3 domain-containing protein 1 isoform X6 — MSREQSDDETEESVKFKRLHKLVNSTRRVRKKLIRVEEMKKPSTEGVEEHSLDNSPILDDRSALYSGVHKKQFYFDSSCEKQPEDDSDSLTTSPSSSSLDTWGANRKLVKTFSKTDSRGLIKPPKKLGTFFSYPEEEKSQKVCRSLTDGEMKKSLGSLSHGVSTESICFYDSNRHKHHLLVSLEEIQSVRKQIRLKKMDTNYSCSRAFLCQRPARKGASPTTCDLQLLRHKTKGGGGCGFPNRRLRGRTSVSEFNITYVVERSLYSHLNLSQLVRPVTDRTLSKADKQDLRRCLLEEDEEAKRKWAATVDRCTKRVLLRIHQKSRTCSFGGFDLTNRSLHIGSSSDQMGKEGDFVYKEVIKSPSASRISLGKKVKSVKETMKKRMSKKYSSSLSEQESSPGIMPGSPQSPPPDTDSLDKPKLKAGGSVESLRSSLSGQSSMSGQTVSTTDSSTSNRESVKSEDGDDEEPPYRGPFCGRARVHTDFTPSPYDTDSLKLKKGDIIDIISKPPMGTWMGLLNNKVGTFKFIYVDVLNEEEEKPKRPTRRRRKSRPPQPKSVEDLLDRINLKEHMPTFLFNGYEDLDTFKLLEEEDLDELNIRDPEHRAVLLTAVELLQEYDSNSDQSGSQEKLLIEGQGLTGCSPRDSGCYESSENLENGKTRRTCLPPSKSASEHSFRDFSRNQLSDYPTLPLTKSIETLQPGEKESRLGRAHRALKSSVKPPAVTGLKKNRRSLPVAVCRSYETLDGPQGVDTWPRSHSLDDLQGEPTTNLQDTTKKVGSFPQDSLDIAKKASVSALPPQSHGGSCKADDVMAKQGKGAANSQKGRAKELNCSVAETAGGKPALFPLKNCEAQPALVMHHATRTPLEIQSKGFHDLAQADYAPVLKGGLEAEQKSTNEARMQPKNPSQPPPVPAKKCRERLSNGLYHPPTTTSGNHSSLEAPCLPVKKTSSSTPIDCHGVPVHRTSSEQEPSSPPSPLPPWLSELPETASVQQHVVKLGPASARKVSCSRGMDLEMVIENKLQSEDIDLTEEPYSDKHGRCGIPEALVQRYSEDLEQPEKDVATNMDQIRVKQLRKQHRMAIPSGGLTEICRKPVSPGLITSVSDWLISIGLPMYSSLLTEAGFNTLSKVPSLSQTCLQKAGITEERHISKLLAAARLFKPLDPEAI, encoded by the exons GTGTGGAAGAGCATTCACTTGACAACTCTCCTATTCTGGATGACAGATCAGCACTTTACTCTGGAGTTCACAAGAAGCAATTCTACTTTGACAGCTCCTGTGAAAAGCAGCCAGAGGATGACTCGGACTCACTTACTACATCTCCCTCATCCAGCAGTCTCGATACGTGGGGAGCTAACCGGAAGCTGGTGAAGACCTTCAGCAAAACCGATAGCCGTGGCCTTATCAAGCCTCCCAAGAAACTTGGGACATTTTTCTCTTACCCAGAAGAGGAGAAGTCCCAGAAAGTTTGCCGCTCCTTGACAGATGGGGAAATGAAGAAGAGCCTTGGCTCACTGAGCCATGGGGTAAGTACAGAAAGCATTTGCTTTTATGACAGCAACAGGCACAAGCACCATCTTCTGGTGTCCCTGGAGGAGATTCAGAGTGTAAGGAAGCAGATCCGATTGAAGAAAATGGATACTAACTATTCCTGTTCCAGAGCTTTTCTCTGCCAGCGCCCTGCTAGGAAAGGAGCATCCCCCACAACTTGCGACCTGCAATTACTGCGGCACAAAACGAAAGGGGGTGGAGGTTGTGGCTTCCCAAACAGAAGGCTACGAGGGCGCACCTCTGTCAGCGAGTTCAATATTACCTATGTGGTGGAGAGAAGCCTGTACAGTCACCTCAACCTCTCACAGCTGGTGCGTCCCGTTACTGACAGGACCCTGAGCAAGGCCGACAAGCAGGACCTGAGGAGATGCCTgctggaggaggatgaggaggccAAGAGGAAGTGGGCTGCTACAGTGGATCGCTGTACTAAAAGGGTTCTCTTGAGAATCCACCAAAAGTCT AGAACCTGTAGCTTTGGAGGCTTTGATTTGACAAATCGTTCCCTTCACATTGGAAGCAGTTCTGACCAAATG ggcAAAGAAGGAGACTTTGTTTATAAAGAAGTGATCAAATCACCCTCTGCCTCCCGTATATCTCTGGGCAAAAAGGTGAAGTCTGTAAAAGAAACCATGAAGAAAAGGATGtcaaaaaaatacagcagctcTTTGTCTGAGCAG GAGTCCAGCCCTGGGATCATGCCGGGTTCCCCGCAGTCACCACCACCAGACACTGACTCCCTGGACAAACCCAAGCTGAAAGCTGGTGGCTCAGTGGAGAGCCTGAGGAGTTCCTTAAGTGGTCAGAGTTCAATGA GTGGTCAGACAGTGAGTACAACAGATTCCTCAACCAGCAACAGGGAGAGTGTGAAATCAGAAGACGGTGATGATGAAGAGCCTCCTTACAGAGGACCTTTTTGTGGAAGAGCCAGGGTTCACACTGATTTTACTCCGAGTCCTTATGATACAGATTCTCTGAAGCTCAAG AAAGGTGACATCATTGATATAATCAGCAAACCCCCCATGGGCACTTGGATGGGTCTGTTGAACAACAAAGTTGGCACCTTCAAATTTATCTATGTGGATGTGTTaaatgaagaggaagagaagccAAAGCGGCCCACCAGGAGACGTCGAAAAAGCCGACCACCCCAGCCCAAGTCAGTTGAGGATCTCTTGGATCGCATCAATTTGAAG GAGCACATGCCCACTTTTCTGTTTAATGGTTATGAAGATCTGGATACCTTTAAGCTTTTAGAAGAAGAAGATTTGGATGAACTGAACATCCGAGatcctgagcacagagctgttctCCTCACAGCAGTGGAACTTCTTCAGGAATATGATA GTAACAGCGACCAGTCAGGATCTCAGGAGAAACTTCTCATTGAAGGCCAAGGCCTAACCGGATGCTCTCCTCGGGATTCTGGCTGCTACGAAAGCAGTGAAAACCTGGAGAACG GTAAAACTCGAAGGACCTGTCTTCCGCCCTCAAAATCAGCAAGTGAGCATAGCTTTAGGGATTTCAGCAGAAACCAGCTATCAGATTACCCCACGCTTCCACTGACCAAGTCAATAGAAACTCTGCAGCCAGGGGAAAAAGAGAGCCGGCTGGGGCGTGCCCATCGTGCTCTAAAGAGCTCTGTCAAGCCTCCGGCCGTCACGGGTCTGAAGAAGAACCGCAGAAGTTTACCAGTTGCTGTGTGTCGAAGCTATGAAACTCTGGATGGCCCTCAGGGTGTAGATACATGGCCAAGATCTCACTCactggatgatctccagggAGAACCCACTACTAACTTACAGGACACTACCAAGAAAGTAGGTTCTTTTCCTCAGGATTCACTGGATATAGCTAAAAAGGCAAGTGTCTCTGCCTTGCCGCCTCAGTCTCATGGAGGCAGCTGTAAGGCAGATGATGTCATGGCTAAGCAGGGCAAAGGAGCTGCTAATTCTCAGAAGGGAAGAGCTAAGGAACTGAACTGCTCTGTAGCAGAGACTGCAGGTGGAAAACCTGCTCTGTTCCCCCTGAAAAACTGTGAAGCTCAGCCTGCCTTAGTGATGCATCATGCAACAAGGACACCTCTGGAAATACAGAGTAAAGGTTTTCATGACCTTGCACAGGCTGATTATGCTCCAGTCCTCAAGGGAGGTCTAGAAGCTgaacaaaaaagcacaaatgagGCAAGAATGCAACCAAAAAATCCTTCTCAGCCTCCACCTGTCCCTGCCAAAAAATGCCGAGAACGCCTTTCTAATGGATTATATCATCCTCCCACGACCACAAGTGGAAACCACTCAAGTTTAGAAGCACCATGTTTGCCGGTAAAAAAGACCAGCTCATCCACTCCCATTGATTGTCATGGAGTACCTGTCCATAGGACATCTTCTGAACAGGAGCCCAGTAGCCCTCCTAGCCCACTGCCACCCTGGCTGTCGGAGCTCCCAGAGACTGCTAGTGTTCAGCAGCACGTGGTAAAGCTCGGGCCTGCATCAGCAAGGAAAGTCTCTTGCAGCAGAGGAATGGATCTGGAAATGGTGATAGAAAACAAGCTGCAGTCTGAAGACATTGATCTTACTGAAGAACCGTACTCAGACAAG CATGGTCGCTGTGGCATTCCTGAGGCTTTGGTACAGAGGTACTCTGAagacttggagcagcctgaaAAGGATGTGGCTACAAACATGGACCAAATCAGGGtaaagcagctgaggaagcagcaTCGCATGGCG ATTCCAAGTGGAGGACTCACAGAAATTTGCCGTAAACCTGTATCCCCAGGACTCATCACCTCTGTATCTGACTGGCTGATTTCCATTGGTCTGCCTATGTATTCCAGCCTGCTCACGGAAGCAGGATTCAACACACTGAGCAAAGTGCCTTCTCTGTCACAAACTTGCCTTCAAAAAGCTGGCATCACAGAGGAAAGGCACATAAGCaagctcctggcagcagcaagaCTCTTCAAACCTCTTGATCCAGAGGCAATTTAA
- the LOC107201978 gene encoding SAM and SH3 domain-containing protein 1 isoform X5 — protein MPKLSREQSDDETEESVKFKRLHKLVNSTRRVRKKLIRVEEMKKPSTEGVEEHSLDNSPILDDRSALYSGVHKKQFYFDSSCEKQPEDDSDSLTTSPSSSSLDTWGANRKLVKTFSKTDSRGLIKPPKKLGTFFSYPEEEKSQKVCRSLTDGEMKKSLGSLSHGVSTESICFYDSNRHKHHLLVSLEEIQSVRKQIRLKKMDTNYSCSRAFLCQRPARKGASPTTCDLQLLRHKTKGGGGCGFPNRRLRGRTSVSEFNITYVVERSLYSHLNLSQLVRPVTDRTLSKADKQDLRRCLLEEDEEAKRKWAATVDRCTKRVLLRIHQKSRTCSFGGFDLTNRSLHIGSSSDQMGKEGDFVYKEVIKSPSASRISLGKKVKSVKETMKKRMSKKYSSSLSEQESSPGIMPGSPQSPPPDTDSLDKPKLKAGGSVESLRSSLSGQSSMSGQTVSTTDSSTSNRESVKSEDGDDEEPPYRGPFCGRARVHTDFTPSPYDTDSLKLKKGDIIDIISKPPMGTWMGLLNNKVGTFKFIYVDVLNEEEEKPKRPTRRRRKSRPPQPKSVEDLLDRINLKEHMPTFLFNGYEDLDTFKLLEEEDLDELNIRDPEHRAVLLTAVELLQEYDSNSDQSGSQEKLLIEGQGLTGCSPRDSGCYESSENLENGKTRRTCLPPSKSASEHSFRDFSRNQLSDYPTLPLTKSIETLQPGEKESRLGRAHRALKSSVKPPAVTGLKKNRRSLPVAVCRSYETLDGPQGVDTWPRSHSLDDLQGEPTTNLQDTTKKVGSFPQDSLDIAKKASVSALPPQSHGGSCKADDVMAKQGKGAANSQKGRAKELNCSVAETAGGKPALFPLKNCEAQPALVMHHATRTPLEIQSKGFHDLAQADYAPVLKGGLEAEQKSTNEARMQPKNPSQPPPVPAKKCRERLSNGLYHPPTTTSGNHSSLEAPCLPVKKTSSSTPIDCHGVPVHRTSSEQEPSSPPSPLPPWLSELPETASVQQHVVKLGPASARKVSCSRGMDLEMVIENKLQSEDIDLTEEPYSDKHGRCGIPEALVQRYSEDLEQPEKDVATNMDQIRVKQLRKQHRMAIPSGGLTEICRKPVSPGLITSVSDWLISIGLPMYSSLLTEAGFNTLSKVPSLSQTCLQKAGITEERHISKLLAAARLFKPLDPEAI, from the exons GTGTGGAAGAGCATTCACTTGACAACTCTCCTATTCTGGATGACAGATCAGCACTTTACTCTGGAGTTCACAAGAAGCAATTCTACTTTGACAGCTCCTGTGAAAAGCAGCCAGAGGATGACTCGGACTCACTTACTACATCTCCCTCATCCAGCAGTCTCGATACGTGGGGAGCTAACCGGAAGCTGGTGAAGACCTTCAGCAAAACCGATAGCCGTGGCCTTATCAAGCCTCCCAAGAAACTTGGGACATTTTTCTCTTACCCAGAAGAGGAGAAGTCCCAGAAAGTTTGCCGCTCCTTGACAGATGGGGAAATGAAGAAGAGCCTTGGCTCACTGAGCCATGGGGTAAGTACAGAAAGCATTTGCTTTTATGACAGCAACAGGCACAAGCACCATCTTCTGGTGTCCCTGGAGGAGATTCAGAGTGTAAGGAAGCAGATCCGATTGAAGAAAATGGATACTAACTATTCCTGTTCCAGAGCTTTTCTCTGCCAGCGCCCTGCTAGGAAAGGAGCATCCCCCACAACTTGCGACCTGCAATTACTGCGGCACAAAACGAAAGGGGGTGGAGGTTGTGGCTTCCCAAACAGAAGGCTACGAGGGCGCACCTCTGTCAGCGAGTTCAATATTACCTATGTGGTGGAGAGAAGCCTGTACAGTCACCTCAACCTCTCACAGCTGGTGCGTCCCGTTACTGACAGGACCCTGAGCAAGGCCGACAAGCAGGACCTGAGGAGATGCCTgctggaggaggatgaggaggccAAGAGGAAGTGGGCTGCTACAGTGGATCGCTGTACTAAAAGGGTTCTCTTGAGAATCCACCAAAAGTCT AGAACCTGTAGCTTTGGAGGCTTTGATTTGACAAATCGTTCCCTTCACATTGGAAGCAGTTCTGACCAAATG ggcAAAGAAGGAGACTTTGTTTATAAAGAAGTGATCAAATCACCCTCTGCCTCCCGTATATCTCTGGGCAAAAAGGTGAAGTCTGTAAAAGAAACCATGAAGAAAAGGATGtcaaaaaaatacagcagctcTTTGTCTGAGCAG GAGTCCAGCCCTGGGATCATGCCGGGTTCCCCGCAGTCACCACCACCAGACACTGACTCCCTGGACAAACCCAAGCTGAAAGCTGGTGGCTCAGTGGAGAGCCTGAGGAGTTCCTTAAGTGGTCAGAGTTCAATGA GTGGTCAGACAGTGAGTACAACAGATTCCTCAACCAGCAACAGGGAGAGTGTGAAATCAGAAGACGGTGATGATGAAGAGCCTCCTTACAGAGGACCTTTTTGTGGAAGAGCCAGGGTTCACACTGATTTTACTCCGAGTCCTTATGATACAGATTCTCTGAAGCTCAAG AAAGGTGACATCATTGATATAATCAGCAAACCCCCCATGGGCACTTGGATGGGTCTGTTGAACAACAAAGTTGGCACCTTCAAATTTATCTATGTGGATGTGTTaaatgaagaggaagagaagccAAAGCGGCCCACCAGGAGACGTCGAAAAAGCCGACCACCCCAGCCCAAGTCAGTTGAGGATCTCTTGGATCGCATCAATTTGAAG GAGCACATGCCCACTTTTCTGTTTAATGGTTATGAAGATCTGGATACCTTTAAGCTTTTAGAAGAAGAAGATTTGGATGAACTGAACATCCGAGatcctgagcacagagctgttctCCTCACAGCAGTGGAACTTCTTCAGGAATATGATA GTAACAGCGACCAGTCAGGATCTCAGGAGAAACTTCTCATTGAAGGCCAAGGCCTAACCGGATGCTCTCCTCGGGATTCTGGCTGCTACGAAAGCAGTGAAAACCTGGAGAACG GTAAAACTCGAAGGACCTGTCTTCCGCCCTCAAAATCAGCAAGTGAGCATAGCTTTAGGGATTTCAGCAGAAACCAGCTATCAGATTACCCCACGCTTCCACTGACCAAGTCAATAGAAACTCTGCAGCCAGGGGAAAAAGAGAGCCGGCTGGGGCGTGCCCATCGTGCTCTAAAGAGCTCTGTCAAGCCTCCGGCCGTCACGGGTCTGAAGAAGAACCGCAGAAGTTTACCAGTTGCTGTGTGTCGAAGCTATGAAACTCTGGATGGCCCTCAGGGTGTAGATACATGGCCAAGATCTCACTCactggatgatctccagggAGAACCCACTACTAACTTACAGGACACTACCAAGAAAGTAGGTTCTTTTCCTCAGGATTCACTGGATATAGCTAAAAAGGCAAGTGTCTCTGCCTTGCCGCCTCAGTCTCATGGAGGCAGCTGTAAGGCAGATGATGTCATGGCTAAGCAGGGCAAAGGAGCTGCTAATTCTCAGAAGGGAAGAGCTAAGGAACTGAACTGCTCTGTAGCAGAGACTGCAGGTGGAAAACCTGCTCTGTTCCCCCTGAAAAACTGTGAAGCTCAGCCTGCCTTAGTGATGCATCATGCAACAAGGACACCTCTGGAAATACAGAGTAAAGGTTTTCATGACCTTGCACAGGCTGATTATGCTCCAGTCCTCAAGGGAGGTCTAGAAGCTgaacaaaaaagcacaaatgagGCAAGAATGCAACCAAAAAATCCTTCTCAGCCTCCACCTGTCCCTGCCAAAAAATGCCGAGAACGCCTTTCTAATGGATTATATCATCCTCCCACGACCACAAGTGGAAACCACTCAAGTTTAGAAGCACCATGTTTGCCGGTAAAAAAGACCAGCTCATCCACTCCCATTGATTGTCATGGAGTACCTGTCCATAGGACATCTTCTGAACAGGAGCCCAGTAGCCCTCCTAGCCCACTGCCACCCTGGCTGTCGGAGCTCCCAGAGACTGCTAGTGTTCAGCAGCACGTGGTAAAGCTCGGGCCTGCATCAGCAAGGAAAGTCTCTTGCAGCAGAGGAATGGATCTGGAAATGGTGATAGAAAACAAGCTGCAGTCTGAAGACATTGATCTTACTGAAGAACCGTACTCAGACAAG CATGGTCGCTGTGGCATTCCTGAGGCTTTGGTACAGAGGTACTCTGAagacttggagcagcctgaaAAGGATGTGGCTACAAACATGGACCAAATCAGGGtaaagcagctgaggaagcagcaTCGCATGGCG ATTCCAAGTGGAGGACTCACAGAAATTTGCCGTAAACCTGTATCCCCAGGACTCATCACCTCTGTATCTGACTGGCTGATTTCCATTGGTCTGCCTATGTATTCCAGCCTGCTCACGGAAGCAGGATTCAACACACTGAGCAAAGTGCCTTCTCTGTCACAAACTTGCCTTCAAAAAGCTGGCATCACAGAGGAAAGGCACATAAGCaagctcctggcagcagcaagaCTCTTCAAACCTCTTGATCCAGAGGCAATTTAA